A portion of the Cryptomeria japonica chromosome 5, Sugi_1.0, whole genome shotgun sequence genome contains these proteins:
- the LOC131075174 gene encoding lipase-like PAD4 isoform X1, which produces MDLDWPNPPKFSVGQELATLIATCGILPKAWEAIFSFSKNEDDSFLLEKDEDVVYVIFPSFRNEDFIASDSKYGECNINNQKIFSAGLKGDVDKPALVHKGALNRFLHILENPDFKAKMQELKEQNIIFVGHSIGGAVAALATIWFLEKRLRNSNSFCITFGAPLFGNATLQEAIGREDWLGRFCHVVCKYDIVPRMYLAPYESIANSLDAIVPHWRSKMSTECIDVSHLSMSEACINILNNVVKCTSTIANNYPGVRSPYVPIGTYMFCSTHGAACFEDSEAVLKLLHFSVQGQEGIPFDQIAGTCISEHTDYGHMLEGIDEALLNARQFANLVSNSSFEIGIALELEAIGVGAQQDNHVFLALKKAGEAKNEKDMNIEKLNVQLSTNQSFLAQLEWHKMNCKDKNSCSYDSFKQQVEKKDFYVNLARTKLGGFWDEIVDMEEKHVLPSDFRTRNKWINAGTTYRRLVEPLDIAFHYRTDKENKSYLSDEVRPHRHIVLEKWMKEKEQTRSGRERRGRTNFASLTQDSCFWAHLEEARKALMSLQQGKDINASLEVCVEFETYVKSIITDKSISIEVFLDQSSFMIWWQQYSQIQLQSPQWRSNSPLYDFMANEGCKKKV; this is translated from the exons ATGGATCTAGATTGGCCAAACCCTCCAAA GTTCAGTGTTGGCCAGGAGCTTGCAACTTTGATTGCTACCTGTGGGATCCTGCCCAAGGCTTGGGAGGCCATATTTAGTTTTTCCAAAAATGAAGATGACAGTTTTCTTCTGGAAAAAGATGAAGATGTAGTATATGTGATCTTCCCTTCGTTTCGTAACGAAGATTTCATTGCCTCAGATAGCAAATATGGAGAGTGTAATATCAATAATCAAAAAATCTTCTCTGCAGGCCTAAAGGGTGATGTTGATAAACCGGCTCTTGTTCACAAGGGAGCTCTCAACCGATTCCTGCATATTCTGGAAAATCCAGATTTCAAGGCTAAG ATGCAAGAATTAAAAGAACAAAACATTATATTTGTGGGTCATTCCATAGGAGGTGCAGTTGCAGCCCTAGCCACTATCTGGTTTCTGGAAAAGCGGTTGAGAAACTCCAATTCCTTTTGCATTACATTTGGTGCTCCTTTGTTTGGCAATGCCACACTTCAGGAGGCAATTGGGCGCGAGGATTGGTTGGGCAGATTTTGTCATGTTGTCTGCAAGTATGATATTGTTCCTAGGATGTACCTTGCACCGTATGAATCAATTGCCAATTCTTTGGATGCAATTGTACCTCACTGGCGGAGCAAAATGAGCACTGAATGCATTGATGTATCACATCTTTCTATGTCGGAAGCTTGCATTAATATTCTTAACAATGTTGTGAAGTGCACATCTACAATAGCAAACAATTACCCTGGTGTTAGAAGCCCGTATGTACCCATCGGTACTTACATGTTCTGTTCAACCCATGGTGCAGCTTGTTTTGAGGACTCTGAAGCTGTCCTTAAGTTGCTGCATTTCAGTGTGCAAGGCCAAGAAGGAATACCATTCGATCAAATTGCAGGCACCTGTATTTCAGAGCACACAGATTATGGCCATATGCTGGAAGGTATCGATGAAGCCTTGCTAAATGCAAGACAGTTTGCAAACTTGGTCTCAAATTCCTCTTTTGAGATAGGAATAGCCCTGGAATTGGAGGCGATCGGTGTTGGAGCTCAG CAGGACAACCATGTATTTTTGGCACTCAAGAAAGCTGGAGAGGCGAAAAATGAGAAAGATATGAACATTGAGAAACTCAATGTGCAGTTGAGCACAAACCAAAGTTTTTTGGCACAGCTGGAATGGCACAAAATGAATTGCAAGGACAAAAACAGCTGCTCTTATGACTCTTTCAAACAGCAAGttgaaaagaaagatttttatgtaAATTTGGCTAGAACAAAATTGGGAGGCTTCTGGGATGAGATCGTTGACATGGAAGAGAAGCATGTATTGCCCAGTGACTTCCGAACCAGAAATAAATGGATCAATGCTGGCACCACATATAGAAGACTTGTAGAGCCTTTGGACATTGCATTCCATTACCGTACAGATAAGGAAAACAAAAGCTATCTTTCAGATGAGGTCCGACCACATCGTCACATAGTTCTGGAGAaatggatgaaagaaaaagagcaaactcgcagtggcagagaaagaaggGGCCGCACAAATTTCGCATCCTTAACTCAGGACTCATGTTTTTGGGCTCATTTAGAAGAGGCTCGTAAAGCCTTGATGAGTCTCCAACAAGGGAAAGACATAAATGCCTCTCTGGAAGTGTGTGTTGAGTTCGAGACATACGTTAAGAGTATTATCACAGATAAGAGTATTTCTATAGAGGTATTTTTGGATCAGAGTAGCTTCATGATTTGGTGGCAGCAATACAGTCAGATTCAACTTCAATCCCCACAGTGGAGATCAAACTCTCCCTTGTATGACTTCATGGCAAATGAGGGTTGCAAGAAGAAAGTTTAG
- the LOC131075174 gene encoding lipase-like PAD4 isoform X2, whose product MDLDWPNPPKFSVGQELATLIATCGILPKAWEAIFSFSKNEDDSFLLEKDEDVVYVIFPSFRNEDFIASDSKYGECNINNQKIFSAGLKGDVDKPALVHKGALNRFLHILENPDFKAKMQELKEQNIIFVGHSIGGAVAALATIWFLEKRLRNSNSFCITFGAPLFGNATLQEAIGREDWLGRFCHVVCKYDIVPRMYLAPYESIANSLDAIVPHWRSKMSTECIDVSHLSMSEACINILNNVVKCTSTIANNYPGVRSPYVPIGTYMFCSTHGAACFEDSEAVLKLLHFSVQGQEGIPFDQIAGTCISEHTDYGHMLEGIDEALLNARQFANLVSNSSFEIGIALELEAIGVGAQDNHVFLALKKAGEAKNEKDMNIEKLNVQLSTNQSFLAQLEWHKMNCKDKNSCSYDSFKQQVEKKDFYVNLARTKLGGFWDEIVDMEEKHVLPSDFRTRNKWINAGTTYRRLVEPLDIAFHYRTDKENKSYLSDEVRPHRHIVLEKWMKEKEQTRSGRERRGRTNFASLTQDSCFWAHLEEARKALMSLQQGKDINASLEVCVEFETYVKSIITDKSISIEVFLDQSSFMIWWQQYSQIQLQSPQWRSNSPLYDFMANEGCKKKV is encoded by the exons ATGGATCTAGATTGGCCAAACCCTCCAAA GTTCAGTGTTGGCCAGGAGCTTGCAACTTTGATTGCTACCTGTGGGATCCTGCCCAAGGCTTGGGAGGCCATATTTAGTTTTTCCAAAAATGAAGATGACAGTTTTCTTCTGGAAAAAGATGAAGATGTAGTATATGTGATCTTCCCTTCGTTTCGTAACGAAGATTTCATTGCCTCAGATAGCAAATATGGAGAGTGTAATATCAATAATCAAAAAATCTTCTCTGCAGGCCTAAAGGGTGATGTTGATAAACCGGCTCTTGTTCACAAGGGAGCTCTCAACCGATTCCTGCATATTCTGGAAAATCCAGATTTCAAGGCTAAG ATGCAAGAATTAAAAGAACAAAACATTATATTTGTGGGTCATTCCATAGGAGGTGCAGTTGCAGCCCTAGCCACTATCTGGTTTCTGGAAAAGCGGTTGAGAAACTCCAATTCCTTTTGCATTACATTTGGTGCTCCTTTGTTTGGCAATGCCACACTTCAGGAGGCAATTGGGCGCGAGGATTGGTTGGGCAGATTTTGTCATGTTGTCTGCAAGTATGATATTGTTCCTAGGATGTACCTTGCACCGTATGAATCAATTGCCAATTCTTTGGATGCAATTGTACCTCACTGGCGGAGCAAAATGAGCACTGAATGCATTGATGTATCACATCTTTCTATGTCGGAAGCTTGCATTAATATTCTTAACAATGTTGTGAAGTGCACATCTACAATAGCAAACAATTACCCTGGTGTTAGAAGCCCGTATGTACCCATCGGTACTTACATGTTCTGTTCAACCCATGGTGCAGCTTGTTTTGAGGACTCTGAAGCTGTCCTTAAGTTGCTGCATTTCAGTGTGCAAGGCCAAGAAGGAATACCATTCGATCAAATTGCAGGCACCTGTATTTCAGAGCACACAGATTATGGCCATATGCTGGAAGGTATCGATGAAGCCTTGCTAAATGCAAGACAGTTTGCAAACTTGGTCTCAAATTCCTCTTTTGAGATAGGAATAGCCCTGGAATTGGAGGCGATCGGTGTTGGAGCTCAG GACAACCATGTATTTTTGGCACTCAAGAAAGCTGGAGAGGCGAAAAATGAGAAAGATATGAACATTGAGAAACTCAATGTGCAGTTGAGCACAAACCAAAGTTTTTTGGCACAGCTGGAATGGCACAAAATGAATTGCAAGGACAAAAACAGCTGCTCTTATGACTCTTTCAAACAGCAAGttgaaaagaaagatttttatgtaAATTTGGCTAGAACAAAATTGGGAGGCTTCTGGGATGAGATCGTTGACATGGAAGAGAAGCATGTATTGCCCAGTGACTTCCGAACCAGAAATAAATGGATCAATGCTGGCACCACATATAGAAGACTTGTAGAGCCTTTGGACATTGCATTCCATTACCGTACAGATAAGGAAAACAAAAGCTATCTTTCAGATGAGGTCCGACCACATCGTCACATAGTTCTGGAGAaatggatgaaagaaaaagagcaaactcgcagtggcagagaaagaaggGGCCGCACAAATTTCGCATCCTTAACTCAGGACTCATGTTTTTGGGCTCATTTAGAAGAGGCTCGTAAAGCCTTGATGAGTCTCCAACAAGGGAAAGACATAAATGCCTCTCTGGAAGTGTGTGTTGAGTTCGAGACATACGTTAAGAGTATTATCACAGATAAGAGTATTTCTATAGAGGTATTTTTGGATCAGAGTAGCTTCATGATTTGGTGGCAGCAATACAGTCAGATTCAACTTCAATCCCCACAGTGGAGATCAAACTCTCCCTTGTATGACTTCATGGCAAATGAGGGTTGCAAGAAGAAAGTTTAG